The following coding sequences are from one Salvia hispanica cultivar TCC Black 2014 chromosome 3, UniMelb_Shisp_WGS_1.0, whole genome shotgun sequence window:
- the LOC125213106 gene encoding putative disease resistance RPP13-like protein 3, protein MAELVLSSAMGKLESLVLNKAVPLAAGAEKEVKAVMDDLNMTLEIFNNSALSAVKLREETIYSHWMSEVLDMAHDADVAIDIFIFNLDKSMEKSKVLHLNLIGELNAAIRMKIGKIMEYAKLESSYSSYQPRKSAAWIEEPNVVGLGKDVEFLLQKAVFNEEEDGVCVSSIVGMGGVGKTTLAKLIYNHESVVLNFPCRAWVYVSSDFSEADVLREVLMQLGMEYNKVKVEGLTNTDLRYMVAEQLKGKRYFIVLDDVWRNTDLELFMTVFHHQGKASRLLLTSCTRNIIRDAHYIHEMNILDPNESWKLFVKTVFNEKYTKCPNHLEEIGKKILAKCSGLPLAIVVVGSQLSNKKHLEKEWERFLVETMDLSAVTSVLELSYHKLPPKLKSCFLHLVFFKEGNTVRVENLIHLWTTGGMLLQGEAKYETDEEIGRKYLIR, encoded by the exons ATGGCGGAGCTAGTGCTATCATCGGCGATGGGAAAGCTGGAGAGTTTGGTGTTAAATAAGGCTGTTCCCCTTGCAGCTGGTGCGGAGAAGGAAGTGAAAGCGGTGATGGATGATCTGAATATGACGCTGGAAATCTTCAACAACTCTGCTCTCAGCGCCGTGAAACTGAGAGAGGAAACCATATACTCTCACTGGATGTCTGAAGTCCTTGATATGGCTCACGACGCCGACGTTGCCATTGatatcttcatcttcaatCTTGACAAGTCGATGGAAAAGTCGAAAGTACTCCACCTCAATCTCATTGGCGAACTGAACGCTGCCATCCGGATGAAGATCGGAAAAATCATGGAGTATGCCAAGTTGGAGTCTTCCTACTCAAGTTATCAACCACGGAAATCGGCTGCTTGGATTGAAGAACCGAATGTTGTGGGGTTGGGCAAGGACGTCGAGTTTCTTCTTCAGAAAGCGGTTTTCAACGAGGAAGAAGATGGCGTTTGTGTGTCGAGTATAGTTGGAATGGGGGGTGTGGGGAAGACAACTCTCGCCAAGCTTATATACAATCATGAGAGTGTGGTTTTGAATTTTCCATGTCGTGCTTGGGTATATGTTTCCAGTGATTTCAGTGAAGCAGATGTGCTTAGGGAAGTGCTTATGCAGTTGGGAATGGAATACAACAAGGTCAAGGTGGAGGGATTGACTAACACTGACCTCCGTTATATGGTTGCGGAACAACTCAAGGGCAAACGATATTTCATCGTTCTTGATGACGTTTGGAGAAACACAGACTTGGAGCTTTTCATGACTGTTTTTCATCATCAAG GTAAAGCAAGTAGGTTGTTGCTGACGAGCTGCACACGGAACATAATAAGGGATGCACACTACATTCATGAGATGAATATTCTTGATCCTAATGAGAGTTGGAAATTGTTTGTGAAGACGGTATTCAATGAAAAATACACCAAATGCCCCAACCACTTGGAGGAAATAGGAAAAAAGATCTTGGCAAAGTGTAGTGGTTTGCCATTAGCAATAGTGGTGGTGGGAAGCCAATTATCTAACAAGAAACATTTGGAGAAAGAATGGGAACGTTTTCTAGTAGAAACAATGGATTTAAGTGCAGTAACATCAGTATTGGAGTTAAGCTACCATAAACTGCCTCCAAAGCTCAAGTCATGTTTCTTGCATTTGGTCTTCTTCAAGGAAGGGAATACTGTAAGGGtggaaaatttgatacatttGTGGACAACGGGAGGTATGCTCTTACAAGGAGAAGCGAAATACGAAACGGATGAGGAGATTGGAAGAAAGTACTTAATTAGATGA
- the LOC125210265 gene encoding probable disease resistance RPP8-like protein 2, which produces MVEVKDLSSKDNSRVKNCCINSNLHRLAVIKAEEDIRFEILRSDGSSIATNKPRHSAINCSREKFNYSANQVKHLVSLFFRGGLHFDVNPSYWKSFELLKRLDFEGFGLKALSEMVGKLVCLQYLGLRNNFLQELPQSLCSLERLEVLDIAQNFMVKLSDIIRKMGSLRHLYMSDIICWEPLTIDSLMNLQTLTYISVDSWIYELSGLEMMSSLRKLGMEEFDGASDVSKTFASLVKLENLECLILRGSRFRSMPSLDELGVLNRLTQLKLDGVLPRLTSPNCFPPMIRYLTLANSSLDEDPMPVLENLSELGFVKLRNAFTGEQMVVSKLGFAKLRVLCIGELWSLKSLQVGEGAIPKLERVEIQNCPRLKVLPQEVMFTKCIARKK; this is translated from the coding sequence ATGGTTGAAGTAAAGGACTTGAGTAGCAAAGACAACTCACGCGTGAAAAACTGCTGCATCAATAGCAATCTTCACAGGTTAGCTGTCATTAAAGCAGAGGAGGATATACGTTTTGAGATTCTAAGGAGTGATGGAAGTAGTATAGCCACGAACAAACCTCGTCATAGTGCTATAAATTGTAGCAGAGAGAAGTTCAATTACTCCGCCAATCAAGTTAAGCATCttgtttctcttttctttcGTGGAGGGCTTCACTTTGATGTTAACCCGTCGTATTGGAAGAGTTTTGAACTGCTTAAGAGACTTGACTTCGAAGGTTTTGGCTTAAAAGCATTATCAGAAATGGTTGGAAAATTGGTTTGCTTACAATACTTGGGGTTGAGAAACAATTTCCTTCAAGAGCTCCCGCAATCGTTGTGCTCCCTAGAAAGGCTCGAGGTTCTCGATATAGCACAGAACTTCATGGTGAAACTGTCAGATATTATAAGGAAAATGGGCAGCCTTCGTCACCTCTACATGTCTGATATAATCTGTTGGGAGCCTTTGACGATAGATTCATTGATGAATCTTCAGACGTTGACCTACATCTCGGTTGATAGTTGGATATATGAGCTCTCCGGCCTGGAAATGATGAGTAGTCTTCGCAAATTGGGCATGGAAGAATTTGACGGAGCCTCAGATGTAAGCAAGACTTTTGCTTCGTTGGTTAAGTTGGAGAATCTTGAATGCCTTATCTTAAGAGGGTCTCGTTTTAGAAGCATGCCTTCATTGGATGAGCTTGGTGTTCTAAACCGTCTAACTCAACTTAAACTAGATGGAGTCCTCCCCAGGTTAACAAGTCCCAACTGTTTTCCTCCGATGATTCGTTACTTGACATTGGCTAATAGCTCTCTTGATGAAGACCCCATGCCGGTACTAGAGAATCTATCCGAGCTAGGCTTTGTCAAACTGAGGAATGCTTTCACCGGTGAACAAATGGTGGTGTCAAAACTTGGGTTTGCAAAGCTTAGAGTTCTATGTATTGGGGAGTTGTGGAGTTTGAAGAGTTTACAAGTTGGAGAAGGTGCAATACCGAAGCTGGAGCGGGTAGAGATACAAAATTGCCCTCGTCTAAAGGTCCTCCCTCAAGAGGTCATGTTTACCAAATGCATTGCAAGAAAGAAATAA